ATATTTCGGGATATGTAGGAGGAGATATAATAGCGGGAATTTTAGCAATAGGATTATGGAAGGAGAAGGGAAATATATTGTTTGTAGACGTAGGAACCAATGGAGAAATTGTATTAAAAACCAAGAAGGGAATATTCTCCTGTGCTACAGCAGCAGGACCTGCCTTTGAAGGGGGACATATAAGCTCTGGAATGATAGCAAAGGAAGGAGCTATTAATCGTGTTTGGTTAGAAAATAATGATGTGAAATTCAGCGTTATAGGAGATAAAAAGGAAGAAGGAATCTGTGGTTCAGGAATAATAGATGCAGTAAAAGTAATGTTGGATCTTAATATTATTGATAAAACAGGAAGATTTAATAAAGGGGAATACTTTTCCCTAGGAGACGTAAAAATTACCCAAAGGGATATAAGAGAATTTCAGCTTGCAAAATCCGCTATAAGAACGGGAATAGAAATTTTGTTAAAGGATGCAAAGACGACTTTTAATAATATCGATAAGATATATTTAGCAGGAGCCTTTGGAAACTATTTAAATAAAGATAGCATTCTAAGAATTGGGTTATTGCCTCCTATTAATCCTGAAAAAATTATTTTTGTAGGAAACTCCGCAGGAAAAGGTGCGGAATTAGTTCTTCTTAACAAAGACTTTATAGATTTGGCAGAAAAACTAAGAAAAGAAATTATCTATATAGAGCTTTCAGGAAGAAAGGATTTTCAAGACTATTTTGTGGAATTTATGTACTTTTAAAAGAAGGAGGATTTCTATGGTAACAAGGAAAACTTTTAGAGAATTAGCGTATTTATCAAAGGATGAAGTTGTCTTTGGAAGGGCCAAGTATCCTTTAGAATGTGGTTTTGGTGTAGAGATAGGAAAAGGAAAGGTTTTGCCTGAAGTTAATTTTACCCTTCCTCCTATGAGCATTAATGAGAATAACATATCTGAAGTTAGAAAGAGATTTAAAGATATGGTAAGTCGTATATTGAATAAAGCAGTAGAATTAGAGCAGGAATCATTGGTTTTAGAATTTGAACATCTTTATGAGCTTACAAAGAATCCTGAATGGGGAGCAATTATTACCTCTGATATTAAAAAAATAATGGAAGAATTTAATAATAAATACGGTCTGAAATCTGCATTGAGAGTTACAATAGCGGATATTAGAGATCAAGAAAGACCACCCAAAATGAGAACAGGAAAATTAACGGAAATCATGCTTAAGTCCTTTGAATTATGTGCAAAGGAAGGAGCGGATATATTATCCATAGAAAGCACCGGAGGAAAAGAAATCCATGATAGAGCATTATTAGAAGGAGATTTAGAGGGAATAGTCTTTTCCCTAGGAGTTCTTGCAGAAAGGGACATGGAATTTTTGTGGGAAAATATTGTGAAGATTTCAAAAAAATACAATGTAATACCAGGAGGAGATACTGCATGTGGCTTTGCTAATACAGCTATGCAACTTTCCCATCAAGGCATGCTACCTAAAGTATTAGCGTCTGTGGTTCGTTTAATGAGTGCTCCACGTTCTCTAATTGCCATTGAGATGGGAGCTTTAGGTCCCTTAAAGGACTGTGGCTATGAGAATCCTATCCTAAAAATAATAACAGGAGTTCCCATAAGTATGGAGGGAAAAAGTAGTGCCTGTGCCCATTCCTCTCCTCTTGGAAATATATCATCCTATGCTTGTGATCTATGGAGTAATGAATCAGTTCAGGATGTAAGACTTCTTTCGGGATTTGCTCCTGAAGTATTTACAGAAATTCTTATTTATGATTGTAGATTAATGAATACTGCATTAAAAACAGGTTTTGAAAAAAATCTAAGGGATTTATTTATCTTATCTGATATTTATTTAGATCCTCAAGCTTTAGTAATGAGTTTAGATGTTGCCTATGAATCCGCAAAGAAAATTGTAAGTGTAGAAAATAATTATCAAAGAACATTAGAGTTAGGAAAATATGCTATCTCTATCCTAAAGGATTCTTTGGAAAAAGGGGAGATAGAAATCAAGGCAAGAGAAAAAAGTTGGCTTTATAAGCTTCAAGAAGATTTGGAAAGTCTACCCCAAAATTATGAAGAAATTTTTGAAAGGATTTGCGAGAATTATAAAGATCTATTCTTAAAAGAAGAATATGGATTTTAAGGGTGATAATTATGGAAAATTTCAAAAAGTATGATATGTGCTGGTTAGAATATAAGCCTCTGGAAAATAGAGAAGAATATAAAGAATGGGAAAACGTTGTTATACTTGAAAATTACTATAATATAAAACCGTGTGTTGAAGAACTTAAGCTCTTCTTTCAAAATTCTTTAAATATAGACCTAAAATTTTATAAGAATTTTATAGAAAAACCTTCAATTATTATTGGAAAACTTGAGAAAATAAAAGAAATATTTAGAATAGCAAAAGATTTGGAAAATCTAATTAACGATGAGGGATTTGTAATAAAACATATTAATTCAAAGGATATTCCAAGAATCATAATTACAGGAAAGAGTTTAAATTCCTTAATTTATGGAGTCTTTGAATTTATAAAGAGGATTAGGCTAAAGGAAAAAATTACTAGTTTAGATACTTTTGAAAATCCAAAAGTAAAATTCAGGATGATAAATCACTGGGATAATTTGGATGGAACCATTGAGAGAGGATATGCAGGAAATTCTATATTCTTTAAGGACAACAAGATCATATATTCTGAGAGAATTAAAGATTATGCAAGACTTTTAGCTTCTATAGGAATAAATGCTATAGTTCTAAATAATGTAAATGTTAAAAAGAAGGAAGTAGAATTGATTGAGAAACATTATCTTAAAAAGCTTCTAAGAATTGCAAAAATATTTGAGAGTTATGGAATTAAAATATATCTTTCTATAAATTTTGCCTCTCCTATATATTTGGGAGGATTAAGTACTGCGGATCCTCTCTCCTACGAAGTAGCTTTATGGTGGAAGAAAAAGGCAGAAGAAATTTATAATATTATACCTAATTTTGGTGGATTCTTAGTTAAAGCAGATTCAGAGTTTAACCCAGGACCCCATATGTACGGAAGAACCCACGGAGATGGAGCAAATATGCTAGCAAAAGCTCTTGCTCCCTTTAATGGACATGTAATCTGGAGAGCCTTTGTATATAACTGCATGCAAGACTGGAGAGATACAAAAACTGATAGAGCTAAAGCTGCATATGATAATTTTAAACCCTTAGATGGGGTCTTTGATGATAATGTTATTTTGCAGATAAAATATGGGCCCATGGATTTTCAGGTAAGAGAACCTGTTTCTCCTCTTTTTGGAGCTTTAGAAAAAACAAATCAAATTCTTGAACTACAGATAACTCAGGAATATACTGGTCAACAGATTCATCTCTGCTATTTAGGAACCTTATGGAAAGAGATTTTAGAGTTTGATACTTATGCAAAGGGAGAAGGATCTACGGTTAAAAAAATTCTTGAGGGAAAAGTATTTAGTAATAAAAATTACGGTTTTGCTGGAGTTTCCAATATTGGAGATAGTATAAACTGGACAGGACATGATTTAGCTCAAGCAAATCTTTGGACTTTTGGAAGGCTCTCATGGAATCCTGACGAAAACGTAGAAAAGATAGTGAATGAATGGATAAGATTAACCTTTGGGGATGATAAAAAAGTCATTGAAAATATCTCGTATATGCTTTTGAATTCTCATAGAATATATGAGAAATATACTACTCCTCTTGGTTTAGGATGGATGGTAAATCCTGGCAGCCATTATGGTCCAAATCCAGAAGGATATGAATATTCTCATTGGGGAACATATCATAGAGCGGATTTTAAAGCTATAGGAGTTGATAGAACTTCTAGCGGAACAGGCTTTACCCTTCAGTATTATTCTCCCTGGAGGGAAATTTTTGACGACATTAAAAAATGTCCTGAGGAGTTAATATTGTTTTTCCACAGAGTTCCTTATGATTTTAAGCTAAAATCGGGAAAAACCCTATTACAATTTATATACGATTCCCACTTTGAAGGAGCGGAAGAGACAGAAATCTTAAAAGAGAAATGGCTAGAACTTGAAGGGAAAATTGAAAAAAGCAAATTTGAAAGGGTATTAGAAAAATTAAACCAACAAATTTGGCATGCCAAGGAATGGAGGGATGTAATCAACACATATTTTTATAGAAAAACAGGAATTCCCGATGAAAAGGGAAGAAAAATTTATCCTTGAGGAGGAAAAAGTAAATGAACGAAAAACAATGGGAAATAATACTAAATTGTGCAAATCTTAAACCTTTAGATAAAATTCCTATTGGTTTAATTGTTGATAGCCCATGGATTCCTGGATTTCTCGGTATTTCCCATTTGAAGTTTTATGCAATTCCTGAAATATGGCTAAATTCCTATTTTGAGATTAAAAGAAGATTTCCTGAGATAATTTTTATTCCAGACTTTTGGGTAGAATATGGAATGGCTCAGGAACCTTCTGGTTTTGGAGCAAAAATTACTTTTAATGAGAACTCTACACCAAATATTCATCCCATTATTCCTTCTGCGGATGATCTAGGAGAATATTTAAAAAAAATAAAAACTCCAAATCCTAAAACCGATGGTTTTATGCCCTTTATTTTAGAATTTTACAAATATGTAGAACCTAAAATAAAAGAAAAGGGAGAATTTATAAAGATTGTTGCATCAAGAGGTCCCTTTGCCATTGCGTCCCATATTATGGGAGTATCTGAATTTTTAATATCAGTAAAAATATATCCTGAAGAAGCAAAAAAACTTATTGATATTACCACTAATCTAGTTATTGATTGGCTTTCTGCTCAAATAGAAATATTAAGAGATTCCGAGGGAATTCTTGTATTAGACGACATAGTAGGATTCTTCTCTGAAGAGGATTATCTAGAATTTTGCCATCCATCCTTGAAAAGAATTTTTTCTTATTTTAATTTTCCCGTAAAAATCTATCACAACGACACAAATAACCCTGTCTTTTATAAATATCTTCCTGATTTAGGGATAAATATATTTAATTTCACCCATCTTCAAAACATAAAGGATGTTTACGAAAAAACCCAAGGGAAGATTTGTCTTATGGGAAATATTCCTCCTTTAGACGTGCTAGTAAAGGGAACTCCTGAAGACGTTAAAAAGTATGCTAAAGATATATTAAAAGAATTCTCCTCAAAAAGGGGACTTATTCTTTCTGCAGGAGGAGGAGTATCTCCAGGAACTCCTGAAGAAAATATAAGAGCTTTAATTGAGATAGTAGGAATTTAAAATCTCTATTTAAAACTAAAAAAATTCATGGTATAATTTACATAAAACGGTTGCGCAATTGTTAGGTAAAAGGAGGTGAGATTTAAAATTTCTATCTTTTAAAAATTTTCTAAAGGAGGGATAGTTGTGAGAAGTCACCAAAATTTAATTAAGTTTTTAGCTATTTTACTGATAGTTTCTCTTATTAGTGGATGTCAACCTCCTTTAAAACCACCGGCGGCACCAAGTAATTTACAAGCGGAAGCGCTATCTAAAACGGAAATAAGATTAACTTGGAAGGATAATTCAAATAATGAGGACGGATTTAAAATCGAAAGAAAAACCACTGATGGAACATACACTTTAATTGGAAGTGTAG
This DNA window, taken from Dictyoglomus sp., encodes the following:
- a CDS encoding alpha-glucuronidase encodes the protein MENFKKYDMCWLEYKPLENREEYKEWENVVILENYYNIKPCVEELKLFFQNSLNIDLKFYKNFIEKPSIIIGKLEKIKEIFRIAKDLENLINDEGFVIKHINSKDIPRIIITGKSLNSLIYGVFEFIKRIRLKEKITSLDTFENPKVKFRMINHWDNLDGTIERGYAGNSIFFKDNKIIYSERIKDYARLLASIGINAIVLNNVNVKKKEVELIEKHYLKKLLRIAKIFESYGIKIYLSINFASPIYLGGLSTADPLSYEVALWWKKKAEEIYNIIPNFGGFLVKADSEFNPGPHMYGRTHGDGANMLAKALAPFNGHVIWRAFVYNCMQDWRDTKTDRAKAAYDNFKPLDGVFDDNVILQIKYGPMDFQVREPVSPLFGALEKTNQILELQITQEYTGQQIHLCYLGTLWKEILEFDTYAKGEGSTVKKILEGKVFSNKNYGFAGVSNIGDSINWTGHDLAQANLWTFGRLSWNPDENVEKIVNEWIRLTFGDDKKVIENISYMLLNSHRIYEKYTTPLGLGWMVNPGSHYGPNPEGYEYSHWGTYHRADFKAIGVDRTSSGTGFTLQYYSPWREIFDDIKKCPEELILFFHRVPYDFKLKSGKTLLQFIYDSHFEGAEETEILKEKWLELEGKIEKSKFERVLEKLNQQIWHAKEWRDVINTYFYRKTGIPDEKGRKIYP
- a CDS encoding uroporphyrinogen decarboxylase family protein, whose amino-acid sequence is MNEKQWEIILNCANLKPLDKIPIGLIVDSPWIPGFLGISHLKFYAIPEIWLNSYFEIKRRFPEIIFIPDFWVEYGMAQEPSGFGAKITFNENSTPNIHPIIPSADDLGEYLKKIKTPNPKTDGFMPFILEFYKYVEPKIKEKGEFIKIVASRGPFAIASHIMGVSEFLISVKIYPEEAKKLIDITTNLVIDWLSAQIEILRDSEGILVLDDIVGFFSEEDYLEFCHPSLKRIFSYFNFPVKIYHNDTNNPVFYKYLPDLGINIFNFTHLQNIKDVYEKTQGKICLMGNIPPLDVLVKGTPEDVKKYAKDILKEFSSKRGLILSAGGGVSPGTPEENIRALIEIVGI